The DNA window CCCGCGGTTCGCGCGGACATTCTTGAGGTTCTGGGGCTGGAGAACCCCTTCGAAGTGGTCAGCGGATTCTCGCGGCCGAACCTTTCGCTTGCGATTACCGCAGTCGACAAGAAGGCACAGAAGCTGGCGCGGCTGCGCGAGGTGGTCGGCGTTCACAAGACGGGAATCATCTACTGTGCCACCCGTAAGAAGGTTGAGGAGGTGAGCGAGACGCTGGCGTCGTGGGGCATGCGGGTGATCGCCTACCACGGAGGAATGAGCGACTCCGAACGGGAAGAGGCGCAGAATGTCTTCCTCCGTCGCGAAGCCGATGTGGCGGTGGCTACGAACGCGTTCGGGATGGGGATCGACCGGGCGGATGTCCGGTTCGTGATCCACTACGAGGTGCCCGGCAGCATCGAGGCGTATTATCAGGAAGCGGGTCGTGCCGGACGGGATGGTGAAGCCGCGGTTTGCGAGCTGCTTTTCAACTACGCCGACACCCGTACTCAGGAGTTTTTCATCGAAGGCGCGAATCCCGGGGCGCAGGCGATAAGGGATGTCTACCGCTTCCTTCTCGACGCCGCCGACGGGGACCATGAGCTTCATCGAAGCATTGAGGACATCACCGATGGATCCGGTCTGAAGAATTCGATGGCGGTCAGCAGCGCTCTCGCGTCGTTGGCACGGTCCGGGTACATCGAGCGATTCGATGTCCCCGGCAAGAGGATGCGGGGAACCCGGCTGCGCAAGCCCGACGTTTTCCCCGAGTCCCTCGACCTCAACGAAGAGGCGCTGGAAGAGAAGGAACGGCGCGACCGCGAGAAACTGAAGGCCATGGTCGAGATGTGCTACGCGCGCAGCTGTCGACAGCAGTGGATTCTCGAGTACTTCGGCGAGGAGGATGCGGAAACCTGCGGCACGTGTGATGTCTGCCGGGATGATGGTGGTGACGACCGGGAACCCACGGATGAAGAGCACCTCATCGTCCGCAAGGCGCTGAGCGGAGTCGCGAGGATGTCGCGGAAAACATCGTCCGGCTGGGAAGGGAAGTTCGGCCGCGGCAAGATTGTCATGATGCTCATGGGCAGCCGTTCCCAGGAGGTGGTGGCTGCAGGGCTCGACCAACTCAGCACTTACGGACTGCTCAAGGATCAGGGCAGCGGGTATCTGAATGCGCTGTTCCGGGCGATGGGTGACGCGGGTCTGGTTCGGACCGAGGCCGGCGAGTATCCCTTGCTGACCCTGAGCGACCGGGGCGAGCGGGTGATGCAGGGTGGCCGGAACTACCGGATGTCGTGGCCCGAACGGGGCGTCGGGGCGGTGGCTTCCGCCGATCTGGAGGACCGTGGATTCGATCCCGCGCTCTACAGCGCCCTTCGTGATGTCCGAACCAAGGTGGCGAAGGCCGAAGGGGTGCCGCCATATGTCGTTTTCAACAATCGCACGCTGGAGGCGCTCGCTCGCTACCAGCCGCGGAGTCTCGATGAGGCGCTCTCGGTGCCGGGGATCGGAGAGGTCAAGGCCCAGCGTTACCTGCGCGGCTTCCTTGCAGTGTTGAAGGACTGGAAGGCTGCAAATTAGGAGCGCCGGAAGCGGGTGGTGTCAGGTTTGCACCTTGCTTCCCGCAAAGAGAGCGGGTAGATGATAAGAATGTTTCGGGCTATTAAAATGAGCATTGTGTCGATTTTTGGCATCGGATGTTCTTTTGCCCAGCAAGGAGGGTTGGATTCGCCGGTGGCGATCGGGGCTTACATCAACGGCTTGCTGCCGACCACGGCACCGGGGACCGCGACCGGTTGGGAAGTGGTGAACGCGTTCACCAATCTGACTTTTGTCGATCCGCTCTCCATGACCGAGATTCCCGGAACAGGCGAGTGGCTGCTTGTTGGAAAGAATGGCCAGCTCTGGCGTTTCGCCAACGACCCGACGGTAATTCAGAGTGAGGTGGTTGAGGTGCTGGATTGGCGGGCCTCGACCGAGACGTCGGGGGACCAGGGATTTTACAGTGCGGTCTGCCATCCGAACTTCGGTCAAGCCGGTGAAGCTGGCGAGTTCTCGGTCTTCGTATGCTACAACTACCGCCCGGTCCCGGGGGTGGACGACAACAACCGGACCTATTGGCGTGTCTCCCGGTTCACGTGGTTGTCGGGATCGGGAACCCTCAATCCGGCGAGCGAGGAAGTACTAATCAACCAGTACGATCCCCAGAGCTGGCACAACGGCGGGGCGATGTTTTTCGGCGACGACGGATTTCTCTACATCTCGTGCGGGGACGGAGGGGGATCGGGTGATGCCTACGGCAACTCCCAACGGATCGACCAAGGATTCTTCAGCGGGGTGTTCCGCATCGACGTCGACAACGATCCGGCCAAGTCACACCCGATTCGTCGCCAGCCGACCGAAGATCCGGCGTGGGCCAAGCCGACCGGTGCGAATTGGCCGGCGAGTTCGACCCAGGGTTACGGCATCCCCAACGACAACCCCTGGCTCGACCCTGCGGGTGGGGTTCTCGAAGAGTTCTACGCGATCGGTTTGAGGAGCCCGCACTCGATGCATTTCGACTCCGTGACCGGTGACATCTGGATCGGCGATGTCGGCCAAGGCACCAAGGAGGAGATGACCCGGGTGACGTCAGGCTCGAACGCCCAGTGGGCGTATCGTGAAGGTCTTTCAGCAGGCCCGAAGGCACAGCCTGCCAGCCTCATCGGAACGCCACAGCCTCCGGATCACGACTACGATCGTGGCACCGGAACCTGCATCATCGGTGGAATGCGCTATCGCGGGGCGCGATGGAACGAGCAGCTCGGCGGCAAGGTGATCTTCGGCGATCATGTGCGCGGGCGTGTCTGGACCATGGATCCGGATGTCGGCTCGCCGAGCGTCGATCTGATCATTGAGGGATTCGATACCGGGGCGAAGGCGGGGCTAGGAAATTTCTGCACGGACGCCGCGGGTGAAATTTACCTGATGAATCTGGCGGGAACCGATGTGCCGGGAGGGACGATCATGAAGCTGGAGGCGCAGGGCTTGTCGACCGAGCCTCCTCAGTGGCTGTCGCAAACGGGGGTGTTCTCCGATCTGTCGACACTCGAGGTGGAACCCGGCGTGATTCCCTATGATGTCGCGAGTCCGCTTTGGTCGGACGCTGCGGCGAAACGACGTTGGATCATCCTGCCCAATGACGGATCCCATGACACGGCTGCGGAAGACATCGCGTTCAGTGGTTCGGACAACTGGGTGTTTCCGGCGGGAACCGTCTTTGTGAAGCACTTCGAGGTGGAAACGGCGCCCGGAGTGATGAAACGCCTCGAGACCCGCTTGCTCGTCTGCACCGAGGGCGGCGGGAAGTACGGTGTGACCTACAAGTGGAACACGGCTGGAACCGATGCGGAGCTTTTGACTGGAGGGCTTTCGGAGGCATACGACGTGGTATTGGAGGGTGGTGGAACCGAGACGCGCTCTTGGGACTACCCCTCGCGGGCGGACTGCATGATCTGCCACAACGATGCGGCGGGGCAGGCACTCGGTTTCCGAACCCACCAATTGAACCGGAACTTCGACTACGATTCGACGGGGCGGACGGCCAACCAGTTGGTGACCTTGAACGCGCTGGGAATGTTCGACCGGACCCTCGGTGAGCAGGAGTTGCGGGATTTCATCGAGGCCCGTCCGTTGGATGACGGAAGCGCTCCACTTGAGCACCGAGTGAGGTCCTATCTTGATGCCAACTGCTCCCATTGCCACCGGCCGGGCGGTCAGGTGTCGGGATTCGACGCCCGACTTGCCACACCGCTTCACCAGCAGAACCTCGTGGACGGGTTGATCGAGGGGTTTTTCTATCTCGGGCCCGACGGCCGCTACATCCGCGCGGGGGACCCTTCGCTCTCGGCCGTGCATGTGCGGCTCGCAGCCGTTGGCGACGGGGATGCGATGCCGCCTCTGGCAAAAAATGTGGCGGACGACCAAGCGGTTGCAACGGTGGCGGAATACATCAGCGGGTTGAATCCCCCCGATTTCGAACCGGTGCCGGCGCCAATCGCCCGCTACGTCCGGCTGACGGCGCTGTCCGAAGTGAATGGGAACCCATGGACCTCGGTCGCGGAGTTGCGGGTGCTCGACGCGTCGGGTGTGGCGGTTCCGGTGTCGGTTCACGACTTTGACTCGGAAGAATTGGCGGACGAATACACGCCCGCGGACTTCGCGGTGGACGGTGATCCGGCGACGATCTGGCATACCCAATGGGGGGCGGACGAGGACCCG is part of the Haloferula helveola genome and encodes:
- a CDS encoding ATP-dependent DNA helicase RecQ — protein: MSAALTKKLIRQPVEALESHFGHSGFLDGQDRVIEQITSGRDGLVVMPTGGGKSLCYQLPALCFEGVTLVVSPLIALMKDQVDALVAKEIPATLINSTVAWEEQKDRLNGMRDGRYKLVYVAPERFRAESFLRALEGVEVSLFAVDEAHCLSQWGHDFRPDYLRLGKALRKIGKPQCVALTATATPAVRADILEVLGLENPFEVVSGFSRPNLSLAITAVDKKAQKLARLREVVGVHKTGIIYCATRKKVEEVSETLASWGMRVIAYHGGMSDSEREEAQNVFLRREADVAVATNAFGMGIDRADVRFVIHYEVPGSIEAYYQEAGRAGRDGEAAVCELLFNYADTRTQEFFIEGANPGAQAIRDVYRFLLDAADGDHELHRSIEDITDGSGLKNSMAVSSALASLARSGYIERFDVPGKRMRGTRLRKPDVFPESLDLNEEALEEKERRDREKLKAMVEMCYARSCRQQWILEYFGEEDAETCGTCDVCRDDGGDDREPTDEEHLIVRKALSGVARMSRKTSSGWEGKFGRGKIVMMLMGSRSQEVVAAGLDQLSTYGLLKDQGSGYLNALFRAMGDAGLVRTEAGEYPLLTLSDRGERVMQGGRNYRMSWPERGVGAVASADLEDRGFDPALYSALRDVRTKVAKAEGVPPYVVFNNRTLEALARYQPRSLDEALSVPGIGEVKAQRYLRGFLAVLKDWKAAN
- a CDS encoding Ig-like domain-containing protein, whose amino-acid sequence is MAIGAYINGLLPTTAPGTATGWEVVNAFTNLTFVDPLSMTEIPGTGEWLLVGKNGQLWRFANDPTVIQSEVVEVLDWRASTETSGDQGFYSAVCHPNFGQAGEAGEFSVFVCYNYRPVPGVDDNNRTYWRVSRFTWLSGSGTLNPASEEVLINQYDPQSWHNGGAMFFGDDGFLYISCGDGGGSGDAYGNSQRIDQGFFSGVFRIDVDNDPAKSHPIRRQPTEDPAWAKPTGANWPASSTQGYGIPNDNPWLDPAGGVLEEFYAIGLRSPHSMHFDSVTGDIWIGDVGQGTKEEMTRVTSGSNAQWAYREGLSAGPKAQPASLIGTPQPPDHDYDRGTGTCIIGGMRYRGARWNEQLGGKVIFGDHVRGRVWTMDPDVGSPSVDLIIEGFDTGAKAGLGNFCTDAAGEIYLMNLAGTDVPGGTIMKLEAQGLSTEPPQWLSQTGVFSDLSTLEVEPGVIPYDVASPLWSDAAAKRRWIILPNDGSHDTAAEDIAFSGSDNWVFPAGTVFVKHFEVETAPGVMKRLETRLLVCTEGGGKYGVTYKWNTAGTDAELLTGGLSEAYDVVLEGGGTETRSWDYPSRADCMICHNDAAGQALGFRTHQLNRNFDYDSTGRTANQLVTLNALGMFDRTLGEQELRDFIEARPLDDGSAPLEHRVRSYLDANCSHCHRPGGQVSGFDARLATPLHQQNLVDGLIEGFFYLGPDGRYIRAGDPSLSAVHVRLAAVGDGDAMPPLAKNVADDQAVATVAEYISGLNPPDFEPVPAPIARYVRLTALSEVNGNPWTSVAELRVLDASGVAVPVSVHDFDSEELADEYTPADFAVDGDPATIWHTQWGADEDPMPHHLTLDLGSLQEVGGYEYVPRQAAANGRIANYEVHHSSDGSTWTLMDSGTWANDGATRRFDDLVGRRPARSSLAGPSGTVGGTFEVTVVFDMDVDDFDAGDVSVTGGSVMDIRGAGYYYVATVLPSSPEVSVQVVGDAVDPEGEGSFASNILTVGFVDTLPPVPSFSGVPSQVSGAFEVLLGFGEEVTGLEMSDLAVTNGTLDSIVPVGFDYRLTVTPVSEGGVTVEILPGSVIDLVGNVMGAGASVSTLYLSQRLWFEAESADIVAGFEVVSDPSASAGAYLWTPQGLRTGFAYDPGLKVTFNPVVPRAGDYRVRGMTRSDDASSDSFYLGFDGEAAPDPWHTNQDGNVGTGLFHLDIANSTRQPLSNPSVFTLSAGAHVMELYARDDGTRIDTIWLESVRPLSMLAGPAGPLDGPFTALLEFSEPVTGLTPADFQISGGAVTSLAGGGSLWSVEVAPVPGAVTILLPENVVTDSEGQGNHASNPYSVVVLSAYQQWAIAAGVDPSEATLLADEDGDGVVKLLEFAFGLDPAVADYRIDDGLIPPSGFPRVELTESGPGGRLQMVFLRRRGQSGLTYVPEFGNGLSGFEVATGPPSVDIVDADWERVTVSDTETVGTAARRFGRVRVTLSP